DNA sequence from the Streptomyces sp. CA-210063 genome:
TCGTCCAGCGCGATCAGGAACCCGAAGCCGACGGTCACCGCGGACACCCCGAGCGGCAGCATCAGCAGCGCGTCGAAGCCCCGGACGAGACGGCCGGCCCGCCGGGTGAGCGCGGCTGCGGCGAGCCCGCCGATGAGCAGGGCGATGGCGGTCGCCGCGAGCGCGTACGTGAGCGAGTTGCCGACCGCCTCGATCGGCGCCACCAGGAAGATCCCGCTGTCGTCGCTGGTCAGCGCCTTGTAGTAGCCGAACCCGGGTGCGTCGAGCGACCGTTCCACCAGCACGCCCAGCGGCAGCAGGATCAGTACGACGACGGTGACGAGGACCCCGCCCAGCAGCGCCCACTGCCCCGCCCCGCGCGGCCGCCGGGCCGTGAGCGACGCGTCCACCAGCCGCAGCGCGGTCTCCCGCCGCCGTACGGTCCACGCGTGCACGGCGAGGATCAGTCCGACCGCGACGAACTGCACGAGCGTCAGCACGGCGGCCGTCGCCAGGTCGAAGATCTCCGAGGTCTGCCGGTAGATCTCCACTTCGAGCGTCGAGAAGGTCGGCCCGCCGAGGATCTGCACCACTCCGAACGAGGTGAAGGTGAAGAGGAAGACCATCAGCGCGGCGGCGGCCACAGCGGGTCCGAGCGCCGGCAGGGTCACCTTCCGCCAGGCCGCGAGCGGCGACGCCCCGAGCATCCGCGCGGCCTCCTCCTGCCGCGGGTCGAGCTGCGCCCAGAGCCCGCCGACGGTCCGTACGACGACCGCGTAGTTGAAGAACACATGCGCGAGCAGGATCGCCCACACCGTGGTGTCCAGTCGTACGCCCCACAGCTCGTCGAACAGCCCGCCCCGCCCGACCAGTGCCAGGAACGCCGTACCGACGACCACGGTCGGCAGCACGAACGGCACGGTCACGACCGCCCGCAGAGTCTCCTTGCCCCTGAAATCGAAGCGCGCGAACACATACGCGCCGGGGAGCGCGATCAGCAGCGTGAGCGCGGTCGAGACGAGCGCCTGCCAGGTGGTGAACCACAGCACGTGCCGGATCCCGGAGTCTCCCAGCACCTCCCCGATCCGCCCGAGATCCCAGGTCCCGTCGGCCTTCAGCCCTCGGACGACGATCGCGGCGACGGGATGGGCGAAGAACACCCCGAAGAACACGACGGGCAGCACCATGAGCCCGAGCCGCGCCACGCTCCCCGGCCGACGGGGTGCACGCGGCGCGGCCACGGTCTCCTTGGCCGCTTCTGCTACTTCAGTACGAGCGAGGTCCACGACTTGACCCACTGATCGCGGTTCTCGGCGATCTTCTCCGGCGCCATGGTCTCGGGGTCCTTCGCCGCGGGCCCGTACTCGGTGAACTCGGCGGGCACGGACGCCCCCTCGACCACCGGGTACACGAACATGTTGAGCGGCATGTCCTCCTGGAACTTCTTCGAGATCAGGAAGTCGATCAGCGCCTTGCCGCCCTCGGCGTTCTTCGCGTTGCTCAGCAGCCCCGCGAACTCGATCTGCCGGAAACACGTCCCGGTCGCGACCCCGGTGGGCGCGGTCTTCGGCTTCGGGTCCGCGTAGACGACCTCGGCGGGCGGCGAGGAGGCGTACGACACGACGAGCGGCCGGTCGCCCCCGGCCTTCTTGCCGTCCGTCGACCCGGAGAACTCCTGGTAGTACGCCTGCTCCCAGCCGTCGACGACCTTCACACCATTGGCCTTGAGCTTCTCCCAGTAGCCCTCCCACCCGTCGTCGCCGTACTTCGCGGCCGTACCGAGGACGAATCCGAGCCCCGGCGAGGAGGTGGAGGCGTTCTCGGTGACGAGGAGGTCCTTGTACTCGGGCTTGACGAGATCGTCGAACGACTGCGGCGGCTCGATCTTGTTCTTGCTGAAGTACGCCTTGTCGTAGTTGACGCAGATGTCACCGGAGTCGATGGGCGTGACCCGGTGCTCGTCCTGGTCCAGCTGGTACTCCGCGCCGACCTTGTCGAGCCCTTTCGCCTCGTACGGCTGGAAGAGGCCGTTGTCGAGCGCGCGGGACAGCAGCGTGTTGTCGACGCCGAAGAACACGTCGCCCTGCGGGTTGTCCTTGGTCAGGATCGCCTGGTTGACGGCCTGCCCCGCGTCCCCGCTCTTGAGCACCTTGACCTTGTACCCCGACTCCTTCTCGAACGCCTTCAGCACGTCCTTGGAGTAGGCGAAGGAGCCGTGGCTGACGAGGGTGACGGTCTTGGAGCCGGTGCCGCTGTCGCCCGATCCGGACGACCCGCACGCGGACAGCGTGACCAGGCCCAGTCCGACGACGAGAACCGTTGCCTTCTTGGTGATGTGCACTGAATCGATTCCTCCTGGGGTGACCAGGAAGAGACGCGGCCCTGCCCGGGACCGTCGGAGGTTCCGAAGGCTTCCGGGCAGGGCGCAACAGCTTGAGTGAAGACCGAACTTCCTACCCAGAATGACCTGGGCGAGGTTCAGAGGGTCTGCGGCCTGGATGCCGCACTCTCAGCGCTGTGGCGCTCCCCTGTCGGAATATGAATATGTACGTACGGGTCTCAGACTACCTCTCGGTCGCCGCGAGCTGACCGCACGCCCCGTCGATCTCCTGTCCGCGGGTGTCCCGGACGGTCACCGGCACCCCGTGGGCGGCGATGGCCTCGACGAACGCCTTCTCGTCCTCGGGCCGGGAGGCCGTCCACTTCGAGCCGGGAGTCGGGTTCAGCGGAATCAGATTCACATGCACCGGCCTGCCCTTGAGCAGCCGGCCCAGCCGGTCACCGCGCCACGCCTGGTCGTTGATGTCCCGGATCAGCGCGTACTCGATGGACAGCCTCCGCCCGGACTTGGCCGCGTACTCCCATCCGGCGTCGAGGACCTCCCGCACGTTCCACCGCGTGTTCACCGGCACGAGCGTGTCGCGGAGCTCGTCGTCCGGCGCGTGCAGGGAGATCGCGAGCCGGCACTTGAAGCCCTCGTCCGAGAACCGGTGGATGGCCGGCACGAGCCCGACCGTCGACACGGTGATCCCCCGCTGCGAGAGCCCGAGCCCGTCCGGCTCCGGATCGGTGAGGCGGCGAATGGCGCCCACGACCCGGTTGTAGTTGGCGAGCGGCTCGCCCATCCCCATGAACACGATGTTGGAGAGCCGCGCGGGCCCACCGGGGATCTCGCCGTCCCGGAGCGCCCGCATCCCGTCGACGATCTGATGGACGATCTCGGCGGTGGACAGATTCCGGTCGAGCCCGGCCTGCCCGGTGGCGCAGAAGGGGCAGTTCATCCCGCACCCGGCCTGCGAACTGATGCACATGGTGACCCGGTCCGGGTACCGCATCAGGACCGACTCGACGAGCGTCCCGTCGAACAGCCGCCACAGCGTCTTGCGCGTGGTCTCCTGGTCGGTCGACAGATGCCGTACGACCGTCATCAGCTCCGGAAGCAGCGCCTCCTGAAGCTTGGTGCGCGCACCCGCGGGGATGTCGGTCCACTGCTCCGGGGCGTGCGCGTACCGCGCGAAGTAGTGCTGCGAGAGCTGCTTGGCACGAAACGGCTTCTCACCGATCGCGGCAACGGCTTCCTTACGCTCCGCAGGCGTGAGATCGGCAAGATGCCGCGGCGGCTTCTTGGCTCCACGGGGGGCGACGAATGTGAGTTCTCCGGGCTTAGGCATGGCTCGTCAAGTGTCGCAGATCGTTTGGGGTGACCTGCTGCCACGGCCCTGCCCTCCGGTGGGGCTAGGCGACGGGGTGCTCCAGCCTGTCCTTGAGGTGCTGCTCGTTGCGGGGCAGTTCCTTGCGCATCTGAGGGCGGACGACGAGGGGGACGAGGGCCTTGCCGATGCCCTTGCCCTCGAAGCCGACCTCAAGGGTCACGCGGGAGCGGCGGCCGTCGTCGAGCGGGGTGATCTCGCCGTGCACATGAGGACGGACGGGGCCGTCGATGCCCTGCATACCCCAGACGCGTGGTGGTTCGAACTCGGTGAGCTCCATGGTCATGGGGATGTCCCGGCGGCCGATGTGCCGGGTGATGCGCAGGCGGGAACCGACGCCGACGGGGCCGGGGTCGAGCCGCTCCGTCGCAGTCGCGCTCTCCTGCCATTCCGGAACGTGGGTGAACTCGGTGATGTACGCCCAGACATCCTCCGGGCGGCGATCGATGTCGATCGATTCACGGAAGTCGGACATGAAGCCCGCCCCCTTTCAGGGCGATCCCCCCTACAAGGGCTTCCATGAGACCCCTACAAGGGCCTCCACGAGAATCGTCCCACCGTGCCTCCCGCGGGTCCACGGCAAGAAGCCCCCGCCCGGAACAGGGCGGGGGCTCACTCACATCGCGTACGCGCTCGTCAGCCAGAGCCCACGAACAGCACCAGCAACAGCCAGACCACCGGAGCGGTCGGGAGGAGGGAGTCCAGGCGGTCCATGATCCCGCCGTGGCCCGGCAGGAGCGTGCCCATGTCCTTGATGCCGAGGTCCCTCTTGATCATGGACTCGCCGAGGTCCCCCAGCGTGGCGCTGGCGGCGACGGCGAGACCGAGGAGCAGTCCCTGCCACCAGGCGCCGTCGTCGATGACGAACTGCATGAGCAGGGCGCCCGCGACCATGGCGAAGGCGATCGCGCCGAGCAGGCCCTCGCGGGTCTTGCCGGGGCTGATGCGCGGCGCGAGCTTGTGCGTGCCGAAGCGCCAGCCGACGGCGTACGCGCCCGTGTCGCTGACGACCGTCAGCACCAGGAACACCAGGACCCGCTGCGGCCCGTCGTCGGCGGTGAGCATCAGCGCGACGAATGTGGCCAGGAACGGCACGTAGAAGGCCGCGAAGACCCCCGCCGTGACGTCCTTGAGGTAGTTCTCCGGCGGCTCCGTCATCCGCCAGACCAGCACGGCGAGCGCGGTCAGCGCCATGGCCACCCAGGCGCCCTCCGGCCCGCGCACGTACCCGGCGACGACCATGGCGGCCCCGCCGACCGCGAGCGGCACGAGGGGTGCCTTGATGCCCCGGCGTTCCTGCAGCCGCGAGGTGAGCTCCCACAGCCCGACCACCACGGCGACCGCTATCACGCCGACGAAGACGGCCTTGACGATGAACAGCGACGCGACGATGACCACGCCGAGCCCGACGCCGACCCCTATGGCGGCGCCCAGGTCACGGCCCGCACTCTTCTTCTGCGGGGCGGGCTGCGGGGCGTCGGGCATGGGCTCCGGCTTCTGCGGCGCCCCCCCGTGGGGGTGCGCCGACGGCGTCTCGTCAGGGAACGGGGGGCCGGCCGGTCGAGCGGCCCCCCGGTCGTCGTCCTGGTTCCCGCCCTGCGCGGGTACGTCGGGCACGATGGGCATGGGGCGAGTCTGCTGGGCCTCAGGCGCATCGTACGTGGGACCCGCCGGGGCTTGCCCCTGGACAGGTCCCCGGTCGGTCGGCGCCCAGTACCCGGCTTGTGACGGCGCTCCCCAGGAAGAGTCGTTCATCAGACCTCGAGGAGTTCCGCTTCCTTGTGCTTGAGCAGCTCGTCCACCTGGGCGACGTACTTCGCGGTGGTGTCGTCGAGCTCCTTCTCCGCACGGCGGCCCTCGTCCTCGCCGACCTCGCCGTCCTTGACGAGCTTGTCGATCGCGTCCTTGGCCTTGCGGCGGACCGCGCGGATGGACACCTTGGAGTCCTCCGCCTTGCTCCTGGCGACCTTGATGTAGTCGCGGCGGCGCTCCTCGGTGAGCTCGGGGAACACCACTCGGATGATGTTGCCGTCGTTGCTCGGGTTGACGCCCAGGTCGGAGTCGCGGATCGCCTGCTCGATGTTGCGCAGGGCGGTCTTGTCGAACGGGGTCACCACGGCCATGCGCGGTTCCGGCACCGAGAACGAAGCCAGCTGGTTGATCGGCGTCAGCGCACCGTAGTAGTCGGCCACGATCTTGTTGAACATCGCCGGGTGCGCACGACCGGTGCGGATCGCGGCGAAGTCGTCCTTGGCGACGACGACGGCCTTCTCCATCTTCTCCTCGGCCTCGAGGAGGGTCTCTTCGATCACCACTTGCTCCTGCGTGTCTTGAGTAGGCCCGGCAGCTGTACTTGGTCAGGTCGGCGGCCGGCTGCGTCGCGTCTTATTCCTGCACGGTTCCCGACCGGCAGGACATTGTCCATCCCCCGGTCAGGCTCCGTCCCCCGGGCAGGGGAAGGCCCCGGTCAGGCCCGGCTTCCCTGATCACCCACGAGAGTGCCGATCTTCTCACCCTTGACGGCCCGCGCGATATTGCCCTCC
Encoded proteins:
- a CDS encoding ABC transporter permease: MDLARTEVAEAAKETVAAPRAPRRPGSVARLGLMVLPVVFFGVFFAHPVAAIVVRGLKADGTWDLGRIGEVLGDSGIRHVLWFTTWQALVSTALTLLIALPGAYVFARFDFRGKETLRAVVTVPFVLPTVVVGTAFLALVGRGGLFDELWGVRLDTTVWAILLAHVFFNYAVVVRTVGGLWAQLDPRQEEAARMLGASPLAAWRKVTLPALGPAVAAAALMVFLFTFTSFGVVQILGGPTFSTLEVEIYRQTSEIFDLATAAVLTLVQFVAVGLILAVHAWTVRRRETALRLVDASLTARRPRGAGQWALLGGVLVTVVVLILLPLGVLVERSLDAPGFGYYKALTSDDSGIFLVAPIEAVGNSLTYALAATAIALLIGGLAAAALTRRAGRLVRGFDALLMLPLGVSAVTVGFGFLIALDEPPLNLRSSWILVPLAQALVGVPFVVRIMLPVLRAVDERLREAATVLGASPWRVWREVDLPMVRRALLVAAGFAFAVSLGEFGATVFIARADNPTLPVAVARLLGRPGDLNYGQAMALSTILMVVCAVALLVLERLRTDRTGEF
- a CDS encoding thiamine ABC transporter substrate-binding protein; this translates as MHITKKATVLVVGLGLVTLSACGSSGSGDSGTGSKTVTLVSHGSFAYSKDVLKAFEKESGYKVKVLKSGDAGQAVNQAILTKDNPQGDVFFGVDNTLLSRALDNGLFQPYEAKGLDKVGAEYQLDQDEHRVTPIDSGDICVNYDKAYFSKNKIEPPQSFDDLVKPEYKDLLVTENASTSSPGLGFVLGTAAKYGDDGWEGYWEKLKANGVKVVDGWEQAYYQEFSGSTDGKKAGGDRPLVVSYASSPPAEVVYADPKPKTAPTGVATGTCFRQIEFAGLLSNAKNAEGGKALIDFLISKKFQEDMPLNMFVYPVVEGASVPAEFTEYGPAAKDPETMAPEKIAENRDQWVKSWTSLVLK
- the rlmN gene encoding 23S rRNA (adenine(2503)-C(2))-methyltransferase RlmN — translated: MPKPGELTFVAPRGAKKPPRHLADLTPAERKEAVAAIGEKPFRAKQLSQHYFARYAHAPEQWTDIPAGARTKLQEALLPELMTVVRHLSTDQETTRKTLWRLFDGTLVESVLMRYPDRVTMCISSQAGCGMNCPFCATGQAGLDRNLSTAEIVHQIVDGMRALRDGEIPGGPARLSNIVFMGMGEPLANYNRVVGAIRRLTDPEPDGLGLSQRGITVSTVGLVPAIHRFSDEGFKCRLAISLHAPDDELRDTLVPVNTRWNVREVLDAGWEYAAKSGRRLSIEYALIRDINDQAWRGDRLGRLLKGRPVHVNLIPLNPTPGSKWTASRPEDEKAFVEAIAAHGVPVTVRDTRGQEIDGACGQLAATER
- a CDS encoding SRPBCC family protein, whose protein sequence is MSDFRESIDIDRRPEDVWAYITEFTHVPEWQESATATERLDPGPVGVGSRLRITRHIGRRDIPMTMELTEFEPPRVWGMQGIDGPVRPHVHGEITPLDDGRRSRVTLEVGFEGKGIGKALVPLVVRPQMRKELPRNEQHLKDRLEHPVA
- a CDS encoding phosphatidate cytidylyltransferase — its product is MNDSSWGAPSQAGYWAPTDRGPVQGQAPAGPTYDAPEAQQTRPMPIVPDVPAQGGNQDDDRGAARPAGPPFPDETPSAHPHGGAPQKPEPMPDAPQPAPQKKSAGRDLGAAIGVGVGLGVVIVASLFIVKAVFVGVIAVAVVVGLWELTSRLQERRGIKAPLVPLAVGGAAMVVAGYVRGPEGAWVAMALTALAVLVWRMTEPPENYLKDVTAGVFAAFYVPFLATFVALMLTADDGPQRVLVFLVLTVVSDTGAYAVGWRFGTHKLAPRISPGKTREGLLGAIAFAMVAGALLMQFVIDDGAWWQGLLLGLAVAASATLGDLGESMIKRDLGIKDMGTLLPGHGGIMDRLDSLLPTAPVVWLLLVLFVGSG
- the frr gene encoding ribosome recycling factor; the protein is MIEETLLEAEEKMEKAVVVAKDDFAAIRTGRAHPAMFNKIVADYYGALTPINQLASFSVPEPRMAVVTPFDKTALRNIEQAIRDSDLGVNPSNDGNIIRVVFPELTEERRRDYIKVARSKAEDSKVSIRAVRRKAKDAIDKLVKDGEVGEDEGRRAEKELDDTTAKYVAQVDELLKHKEAELLEV